The Avibacterium sp. 20-132 genome segment CTTTCACAGGCCCAACAGAAACGCTTTCCATTTTAGCTTCTTCGTTCTGATTGAGACTTTCTTGCAATGCCAATTCACAAACTGCGAATTTCACGGCTTTAGGAATTGTATCACTCCCATTTCGTGGGAAAGCTCTTAGCTGTTCAGTCTCAGATTTTTCCCCCGCAAAGTGATAATTCGCATCTAAAAAATCTGATGCGCTAACAAGACGGCGCTGTTTTGTTTCATCATCTAATGCTTCCCACTCAAGTGCGCTTGTTCGCATTGCGTGATACTGATTAGCATCTTCAAGACTCACATAACTGTCATCGGGGATAATTAACGTTGCCATAAATTAGCCTCATTCACTTAATGGCGTTGTTGCTTGCTGTAAAAGTGCGAGCAATTCCTCTTTCTTCGCCCCGCTATTAAATTGCACGCCAAGTTCTGCCAATTTCGCTTTCAGTTCTTCAACTTTCAGCTTGCTGAAATCTTCTGTCGCATTTGCTTCTTTTTGTATTGAGCTATCTTTCTCAGTTTCAGAAGTTGATGCTGTTTTTTGTTGTTGCAACGCTCTTTTGCGTCGCATTGCGTTAAAAGCAGCTAATCCCATTTTTGTTCTCCTAAATAGAAAAACCGCCCATTTCTGAGCGGTTTTATCAGTTAGTCTGTGGTTAATTTATGTTTAAATGCCACCACGCGAATTTGTTTTGGATCGTAAACGCGCGTCCAGTGAGTGCCAGTTTTTAACCCTGCATTATCTGGTGCAAGCCCCGCACTGCCTGCCCATTTCACACCGCGTGGGTGTAAAATAAAGTGGCGACGGTGGATAAGAATATCATCACCCTGCAAGCTATCACGATCTGTTTCTACAGCGTGCGGTGGAGTTACCTCACCATAACCAATTGCACCAGTACCAAACAAATATGTTGTGTAAACACCA includes the following:
- a CDS encoding HeH/LEM domain-containing protein, with translation MGLAAFNAMRRKRALQQQKTASTSETEKDSSIQKEANATEDFSKLKVEELKAKLAELGVQFNSGAKKEELLALLQQATTPLSE
- a CDS encoding DnaT-like ssDNA-binding protein — encoded protein: MATLIIPDDSYVSLEDANQYHAMRTSALEWEALDDETKQRRLVSASDFLDANYHFAGEKSETEQLRAFPRNGSDTIPKAVKFAVCELALQESLNQNEEAKMESVSVGPVKVAYQQGSQSANSSIDRFAYVKALLNSVLAKSTGQVTLLRG